One window of Drosophila busckii strain San Diego stock center, stock number 13000-0081.31 chromosome 3L, ASM1175060v1, whole genome shotgun sequence genomic DNA carries:
- the LOC108600219 gene encoding F-box only protein 28 yields the protein MNILDLPDTVLMDILEMLSYDEVARKREVCGRFNYICQQVLNTGFNKVVQEHSKNFKRIKAMLPRRESERRNHILARHSDILTSIETRISMLTMTYSKFIDLSICCFIPGRVLDEINSILKLLVSTTKPLRPHEVLQELRDISSMAIEHFDEKIAVNFKSSIKLGEAGPSTGRVVVCGALGDISFSGVNLKRVRMHKVKDATELPCVHSNSSKVDAMVQQAILLANAMPPRGSTTPVTGIDPHRLVRQLQRTAAEQRKLATKVRNLEWSRKAQERRLQEALGGITELCTQVSELKRQLEDVVGKATSSSSGVKRSTVSSDCMPPNKKPKN from the exons ATGAATATCCTTGATCTACCAGACACTGTTCTGATGGATATATTGGAGATGCTTTCGTATGATGAAGTGGCCAGAAAGCGAGAA GTGTGTGGTCGTTTCAATTACATATGTCAACAGGTGCTGAATACGGGCTTTAACAAGGTCGTTCAGGAGCACTCCAAGAATTTTAAACGCATTAAAGCCATGCTGCCACGTCGAGAATCAGAGCGACG GAATCACATTTTGGCACGACACTCTGACATATTGACATCCATTGAGACACGCATTTCAATGCTAACTATGACCTACTCCAAGTTCATAGACTTAAGCATATGCTGTTTTATCCCAGGCAGAGTGCTCGACGAGATTAACAGCATCCTAAAGTTGTTGGTCAGTACAACAAAACCGTTGCGGCCACACGAAGTGCTGCAAGAGCTTCGAGACATCTCTTCCATGGCTATTGAGCATTTTGACGAAAAGATTGCCGTCAACTTTAAGTCATCAATTAAGCTAGGCGAGGCTGGTCCATCAACGGGACGTGTAGTTGTTTGCGGCGCCCTAGGCGACATAAGTTTTAGCGGTGTCAATCTAAAGCGTGTAAGGATGCACAAAGTGAAGGATGCAACTGAGTTGCCATGTGTGCACTCCAATAGTTCCAAGGTAGACGCCATGGTGCAGCAGGCAATTCTCTTGGCCAACGCAATGCCACCACGTGGGTCCACCACCCCAGTCACAGGTATTGATCCTCACCGTTTAGTTAGACAGCTACAGAGGACTGCTGCGGAACAGCGAAAACTCGCCACTAAGGTGCGTAATTTGGAGTGGTCGCGCAAAGCGCAAGAGCGTCGATTACAGGAAGCGCTGGGTGGCATCACAGAGCTATGCACACAGGTATCGGAGTTAAAGCGCCAGCTGGAGGATGTGGTGGGCAAGGCTACATCTTCAAGTTCTGGCGTAAAACGTTCAACGGTGTCCAGCGATTGTATGCCGCCCAACAAGAAGCCAAAAAATTAG